The following proteins are encoded in a genomic region of Desulfobacteraceae bacterium:
- a CDS encoding YbhB/YbcL family Raf kinase inhibitor-like protein → MKLSTTAFEPGGMIPARYTCDGDDISPELSWQDLPGGTTSLAIICDDPDAPAGTWVHWVYYDIPFQVNRLPAGVSHQERPASGGVQGVNDFGKLGYGGPCPPGGTHRYFFNLYALDSVLGLAPGVTKKQLLKAMAGHVLEHAELMGRYKR, encoded by the coding sequence ATGAAATTGAGCACGACCGCCTTTGAGCCCGGCGGGATGATTCCCGCCCGCTACACCTGCGATGGCGACGATATCTCCCCCGAACTAAGTTGGCAGGACCTGCCGGGTGGCACGACCAGCCTGGCGATCATCTGTGATGACCCCGACGCCCCGGCGGGCACCTGGGTGCACTGGGTCTATTACGATATCCCGTTCCAGGTGAACCGCTTGCCGGCAGGGGTTTCCCACCAGGAGCGGCCCGCCAGCGGCGGGGTGCAGGGCGTCAACGATTTCGGCAAACTGGGATATGGCGGCCCCTGTCCCCCCGGAGGAACCCACCGCTACTTTTTCAATCTCTACGCCCTGGACAGTGTTCTGGGGCTGGCGCCGGGGGTCACCAAAAAGCAGCTGCTGAAGGCCATGGCCGGCCATGTGCTGGAACATGCCGAGTTGATGGGGCGCTACAAACGCTGA
- a CDS encoding cache domain-containing protein produces MKKCFVTTLVLLVCAGLPALALAESATQEECIAKSKEAAQMLQEKGLDAAVAAINDKEGPFVWKDTYVFLMNMDGKMLAHPMSPALLEKDSLLEVKDANDKALFVEFVNVAAQGEGWVDYVWPKPGEEAPSPKSTYIYQVPGTQYFVGAGIYK; encoded by the coding sequence ATGAAGAAATGCTTCGTTACCACGCTTGTGCTGTTGGTCTGTGCGGGGCTTCCCGCTCTGGCTCTGGCCGAAAGTGCCACCCAGGAGGAGTGCATCGCCAAATCCAAGGAAGCTGCCCAGATGCTCCAGGAAAAGGGTCTGGACGCTGCGGTTGCGGCCATCAACGATAAAGAGGGCCCGTTTGTCTGGAAAGACACCTACGTCTTTCTGATGAATATGGACGGAAAGATGTTGGCGCATCCCATGAGCCCGGCCCTGCTGGAGAAGGACAGCCTGCTCGAGGTCAAGGATGCCAACGATAAGGCCTTGTTTGTGGAGTTCGTCAACGTGGCCGCCCAAGGCGAGGGCTGGGTCGACTATGTGTGGCCGAAACCGGGGGAGGAAGCCCCGTCGCCCAAGAGCACCTACATCTATCAGGTGCCGGGCACCCAGTATTTCGTCGGGGCTGGCATCTACAAGTAA